One stretch of Scophthalmus maximus strain ysfricsl-2021 chromosome 12, ASM2237912v1, whole genome shotgun sequence DNA includes these proteins:
- the tnk1 gene encoding non-receptor tyrosine-protein kinase TNK1, whose product MLMDQDTQWLYHLLAEVQLEKFYLRVRDGLNITRIEHFAYVKESDLEQIGISKPAQRRLWDALKRYKANSRARPWMPKVSSGRGPDGGEPWSGQAQGQEGGSRGLPSLIQDTELTLGEKLGSGSFGVVKRGEWHTPTGRVLPVAVKSLRSSMSRQTDTLTDFLQEVTIMQSLDHPNIIRLYGVVLTQPLKMVTELAPLGSLYDTLRSRHYEYPLVRLWLFATQIVSGMEYLETRRFIHRDLAARNVLLASREAAKIGDFGLMRGLSQETDHYVMSAHRRIPFAWCAPESLRVGSFSHSSDVWMFGVTLWEMFTYCEEPWFGLSGRQILWRVEREGERLERPPDCPQELYAVMRKCWACSAADRPSFAQLTAMVTEAKPMEVQVSRDFSEPRKLALVANDLVTVTDHSLELSEWRGQNQRTLAVGWFPASLAVPVLPPGTAGAAPATCGQPGDIKPERCRGTPESLDDSGSWRPVREKEGSNLQKMAGMSRSLESVLSEHRPRAHTVGAIRVDQQGRLMPPVLAAHSVMMQQDTRRFSEASIAPPPRPPLPNLKRLNMKSQRRPIVNPPPGNPWPPQVVLSPPAQPQPQPQPQHPPQQGVGGSNLAKMAHLARSSPLLDDSGDGRERDRERERSRDREKPPHVPNTRESLVAQVMEAVHGVTTEEVHSALQRTDWNPVRAEQQLKFEQLYSLSLCSREDCLRILSRYQWNLQVASRYLIRLTRDDKPAAGERERPPVSAERRV is encoded by the exons ATGCTGATGGACCAGGACACTCAGTGGCTGTACCACCTCCTGGCCGAGGTCCAGCTGGAGAAGTTCTACCTGCGCGTCAGAGATGGCCTCAACATCACCCGCATCGAGCACTTCGCCTACGTCAAGGAGTCCGACCTGGAGCAGATAGGAATCAGCAAACCCG CACAACGAAGATTATGGGACGCTCTGAAACGCTACAAGGCCAATTCACGAGCACGGCCCTGGATGCCCAAG GTGTCGAGCGGGCGAGGTCCGGATGGAGGCGAGCCGTGGAGCGGCCAGGCTCAGGGCCAGGAGGGGGGCAGCCGGGGTCTTCCTTCCCTGATACAGGACACCGAGCTGACCCTGGGCGAGAAGCTGGGCTCCGGGTCCTTCGGGGTGGTGAAGAGGGGCGAGTGGCACACACCCACCGGCAGAGTG CTGCCCGTAGCAGTGAAATCCCTGAGGAGCAGTATGTCCAGGCAGACCGACACGCTGACGGACTTCCTCCAGGAGGTAACCATCATGCAGTCCCTGGATCACCCCAACATCATACGACTCTACGGTGTGGTGCTCACACAGCCCCTCAAGATG GTGACAGAGCTAGCCCCCCTGGGCTCACTGTACGACACGCTGCGCTCGCGCCATTACGAGTACCCTCTGGTCCGCCTCTGGCTCTTCGCCACCCAGATCGTGTCGGGCATGGAGTACCTGGAGACCAGGAGGTTCATCCACAGGGACCTGGCCGCGAGAAATGTGCTGCTGGCCTCCAGGGAGGCGGCGAAGATCGGGGACTTCGGCCTGATGAGGGGCCTGAGCCAGGAGACGGATCACTACGTCATGTCGGCACACAGGCGCATCCCGTTCGCATG GTGTGCTCCAGAGAGTCTTCGCGTCGGCTCCTTCTCCCACTCCTCAGACGTGTGGATGTTTGGCGTCACCCTGTGGGAGATGTTCACGTACTGCGAGGAGCCCTGGTTCGGTCTGTCAGGCCGACAG ATCCTGTGGCGCGTGGAACGGGAGGGCGAGCGTCTGGAGAGACCGCCGGATTGTCCGCAAGAGCTGTACGCCGTCATGAGGAAGTGCTGGGCCTGCAGCGCCGCCGACAGACCCAGCTTCGCCCAGCTCACCGCTATGGTGACAGAG GCTAAACCAATGGAGGTGCAAGTAAGCAGGGACTTCTCTGAACCCAGAAAACTCGCACTGGTGGCCAACGACCTTGTGACGGTCACAGACCATAG TCTGGAGCTGAGCGAGTGGAGAGGCCAGAATCAGAGGACGCTGGCGGTCGGCTGGTTTCCCGCGAGCCTCGCCGTGCCGGTGCTCCCCCCTGGCACTGCCGGTGCGGCTCCCGCCACTTGCGGCCAGCCCGGGGACATCAAGCCCGAACGCTGCCGGGGAACACCGGAGAGCCTGGACGA CAGCGGGAGCTGGAGGCCTGTCCGGGAGAAGGAGGGATCCAATCTGCAGAAAATGGCAG GTATGTCTCGGAGCCTGGAGTCTGTCCTGAGTGAACACCGGCCTCGAGCTCACACAGTGGGGGCGATCAGAGTGGATCAGCAGGGCAGGCTCATGCCGCCCGTACTGGCGGCTCACAGTGTGATGATGCAGCAGGACACCCGTCGGTTCAGCGAGGCCAGTATCGCCCCCCCTCCTCGACCACCACTCCCCAACCTGAAACGCCTGAACATGAAGTCTCAGAGGAGGCCCATAGTAAATCCTCCCCCAGGCAACCCCTGGCCGCCGCAGGTGGTCCTGTCCCCTCCGGCGCAGCCTCAGCCTCAACCTCAGCCCCAGCACCCGCCGCAGCAGGGCGTCGGAGGCTCCAACCTGGCCAAGATGGCCCACCTGGCGCGCTCCTCTCCGCTGCTGGACGACAGCGGCGACGGCAGGGAGAGGGACCGGGAGAGGGAACGGAGCCGGGACCGAGAGAAACCGCCTCACGTGCCGAACACGAGAGAGAGTCTCGTCGCGCAG GTCATGGAGGCGGTTCACGGGGTGACCACTGAAGAGGTTCATTCGGCACTGCAGCGTACTGACTGGAACCCGGTGcgagctgagcagcagctcaag TTCGAGCAGCTGTACTCGCTGAGCCTCTGCTCCAGGGAGGACTGTCTGCGGATCCTGTCCAGGTACCAGTGGAACCTGCAGGTGGCCAGCCGCTACCTCATCCGCCTGACCCGGGACGACAAGCCCGCCGCGGGCGAGAGGGAGCGACCCCCGGTCAGCGCGGAGAGGCGGGTCTGA
- the LOC118287010 gene encoding phospholipid scramblase 2 isoform X1 codes for MNHPPTRYPGAYNQTPYPMPQHGGQSVAPYPVPAGGYGDPGQAPPPGFNMGYNAGPPPPVMYQPGPVGPAPVPEYGGSPGAISPAPLGAPASAPVGVPPGLEYLTQIDQILIHQKVELLEAFLGFETNNEYEIKNSLGQKIYKAKEKNDCCTRNCCGSLRSFDMKIKDTMDREVIRLIRPFRCVSCWCPCCLQEMEVQAPPGTTVGYVKQDWHPFLPRFSIQGANKETLMKLEGPCFACNCCGDVNFELKGKDGDKPIGRISKQWTGLLKEVFTDTDNFGIQFPLDMDVKMKAVLMGACFLIDFMFFEKVGEANQRSSVFS; via the exons ATGAACCACCCGCCTACCC gttatCCAGGCGCTTACAACCAGACACCCTACCCCATGCCTCAGCACGGCGGCCAGTCTGTCGCCCCTTATCCTGTTCCTGCAGGGGGGTACGGAGACCCGGGTCAAGCTCCCCCACCAGGCTTCAACATGGGCTACAACGCGGGCCCGCCTCCTCCAGTCATGTATCAGCCGGGCCCAGTCGGGCCAGCTCCAGTGCCGGAGTATGGCGGCTCTCCGGGAGCAATCTCCCCGGCCCCGCTCGGGGCGCCAGCTTCAGCTCCTGTCGGCGTCCCGCCGGGGCTTGAGTACCTCACACAG ATTGACCAGATCCTGATTCACCAAAAAGTGGAGCTCCTCGAAG CATTCCTCGGCTTTGAGACCAACAACGAGTATGAGATAAAGAACAGCCTGGGCCAAAAGATCTACAAGGCCAAAGAGAAGAACGACTGCTGCACCAGGAACTGCTGCGGCTCGCTGCGCAGCTTCGACATGAAGATCAAGGACACCATGGACAGAGAGGTCATCCGCCTCATCCGGCCTTTCCGCTGCGTCTCCTGCTGGTGTCCCTGCTGCCTGcaagag ATGGAGGTCCAGGCGCCGCCCGGCACCACCGTAGGCTACGTCAAACAGGACTGGCACCCTTTCCTGCCGCGGTTCTCCATCCAGGGGGCGAACAAGGAGACCCTGATGAAACTGGAGGGGCCCTGCTTCGCCTGCAACTGCTGCGGGGACGTCAACTTCGAG CTGAAGGGGAAAGACGGCGACAAACCCATCGGTCGCATCAGCAAGCAGTGGACGGGTCTCCTGAAGGAAGTCTTCACCGACACGGACAACTTTGGCATCCAGTTCCCCCTGGACATGGACGTGAAGATGAAAGCCGTGCTCATGGGAGCCTGCTTCCTCATT GACTTCATGTTCTTCGAGAAGGTCGGAGAGGCCAACCAGCGCAGCAGCGTGTTTTCGTaa
- the LOC118287010 gene encoding phospholipid scramblase 2 isoform X2: MSAPGYPGAYNQTPYPMPQHGGQSVAPYPVPAGGYGDPGQAPPPGFNMGYNAGPPPPVMYQPGPVGPAPVPEYGGSPGAISPAPLGAPASAPVGVPPGLEYLTQIDQILIHQKVELLEAFLGFETNNEYEIKNSLGQKIYKAKEKNDCCTRNCCGSLRSFDMKIKDTMDREVIRLIRPFRCVSCWCPCCLQEMEVQAPPGTTVGYVKQDWHPFLPRFSIQGANKETLMKLEGPCFACNCCGDVNFELKGKDGDKPIGRISKQWTGLLKEVFTDTDNFGIQFPLDMDVKMKAVLMGACFLIDFMFFEKVGEANQRSSVFS; this comes from the exons ATGTCTGCCCCTG gttatCCAGGCGCTTACAACCAGACACCCTACCCCATGCCTCAGCACGGCGGCCAGTCTGTCGCCCCTTATCCTGTTCCTGCAGGGGGGTACGGAGACCCGGGTCAAGCTCCCCCACCAGGCTTCAACATGGGCTACAACGCGGGCCCGCCTCCTCCAGTCATGTATCAGCCGGGCCCAGTCGGGCCAGCTCCAGTGCCGGAGTATGGCGGCTCTCCGGGAGCAATCTCCCCGGCCCCGCTCGGGGCGCCAGCTTCAGCTCCTGTCGGCGTCCCGCCGGGGCTTGAGTACCTCACACAG ATTGACCAGATCCTGATTCACCAAAAAGTGGAGCTCCTCGAAG CATTCCTCGGCTTTGAGACCAACAACGAGTATGAGATAAAGAACAGCCTGGGCCAAAAGATCTACAAGGCCAAAGAGAAGAACGACTGCTGCACCAGGAACTGCTGCGGCTCGCTGCGCAGCTTCGACATGAAGATCAAGGACACCATGGACAGAGAGGTCATCCGCCTCATCCGGCCTTTCCGCTGCGTCTCCTGCTGGTGTCCCTGCTGCCTGcaagag ATGGAGGTCCAGGCGCCGCCCGGCACCACCGTAGGCTACGTCAAACAGGACTGGCACCCTTTCCTGCCGCGGTTCTCCATCCAGGGGGCGAACAAGGAGACCCTGATGAAACTGGAGGGGCCCTGCTTCGCCTGCAACTGCTGCGGGGACGTCAACTTCGAG CTGAAGGGGAAAGACGGCGACAAACCCATCGGTCGCATCAGCAAGCAGTGGACGGGTCTCCTGAAGGAAGTCTTCACCGACACGGACAACTTTGGCATCCAGTTCCCCCTGGACATGGACGTGAAGATGAAAGCCGTGCTCATGGGAGCCTGCTTCCTCATT GACTTCATGTTCTTCGAGAAGGTCGGAGAGGCCAACCAGCGCAGCAGCGTGTTTTCGTaa
- the LOC118287010 gene encoding phospholipid scramblase 2 isoform X3: protein MPQHGGQSVAPYPVPAGGYGDPGQAPPPGFNMGYNAGPPPPVMYQPGPVGPAPVPEYGGSPGAISPAPLGAPASAPVGVPPGLEYLTQIDQILIHQKVELLEAFLGFETNNEYEIKNSLGQKIYKAKEKNDCCTRNCCGSLRSFDMKIKDTMDREVIRLIRPFRCVSCWCPCCLQEMEVQAPPGTTVGYVKQDWHPFLPRFSIQGANKETLMKLEGPCFACNCCGDVNFELKGKDGDKPIGRISKQWTGLLKEVFTDTDNFGIQFPLDMDVKMKAVLMGACFLIDFMFFEKVGEANQRSSVFS from the exons ATGCCTCAGCACGGCGGCCAGTCTGTCGCCCCTTATCCTGTTCCTGCAGGGGGGTACGGAGACCCGGGTCAAGCTCCCCCACCAGGCTTCAACATGGGCTACAACGCGGGCCCGCCTCCTCCAGTCATGTATCAGCCGGGCCCAGTCGGGCCAGCTCCAGTGCCGGAGTATGGCGGCTCTCCGGGAGCAATCTCCCCGGCCCCGCTCGGGGCGCCAGCTTCAGCTCCTGTCGGCGTCCCGCCGGGGCTTGAGTACCTCACACAG ATTGACCAGATCCTGATTCACCAAAAAGTGGAGCTCCTCGAAG CATTCCTCGGCTTTGAGACCAACAACGAGTATGAGATAAAGAACAGCCTGGGCCAAAAGATCTACAAGGCCAAAGAGAAGAACGACTGCTGCACCAGGAACTGCTGCGGCTCGCTGCGCAGCTTCGACATGAAGATCAAGGACACCATGGACAGAGAGGTCATCCGCCTCATCCGGCCTTTCCGCTGCGTCTCCTGCTGGTGTCCCTGCTGCCTGcaagag ATGGAGGTCCAGGCGCCGCCCGGCACCACCGTAGGCTACGTCAAACAGGACTGGCACCCTTTCCTGCCGCGGTTCTCCATCCAGGGGGCGAACAAGGAGACCCTGATGAAACTGGAGGGGCCCTGCTTCGCCTGCAACTGCTGCGGGGACGTCAACTTCGAG CTGAAGGGGAAAGACGGCGACAAACCCATCGGTCGCATCAGCAAGCAGTGGACGGGTCTCCTGAAGGAAGTCTTCACCGACACGGACAACTTTGGCATCCAGTTCCCCCTGGACATGGACGTGAAGATGAAAGCCGTGCTCATGGGAGCCTGCTTCCTCATT GACTTCATGTTCTTCGAGAAGGTCGGAGAGGCCAACCAGCGCAGCAGCGTGTTTTCGTaa